A single region of the Lotus japonicus ecotype B-129 chromosome 4, LjGifu_v1.2 genome encodes:
- the LOC130716095 gene encoding high mobility group B protein 14 has protein sequence MVQTAKGSSSSQNNVSHSASPATVSASSRKLVLRVKSSEQMKRSAQQTKSTKKPKAKQKTSKQRIDANKPKKPPTAFFYFLEDFRKEFQVQNPDVKTMRDIGKSCGEKWKTMTYEEKVQYYDIATEKRAEFDRAMTEYNKKMESGEFEDTDEELEFYE, from the exons ATGGTGCAAACGGCTAAAGGCTCGTCGTCGTCGCAGAACAACGTTTCTCACTCCGCTTCTCCGGCCACCGTCTCCGCCTCCTCCCG CAAACTAGTGTTGAGGGTTAAATCAAGTGAGCAAATGAAGAGATCGGCGCAACAGACTAAGTCAACAAAGAAACCCAAAGCAAAGCAAAAGACGAGCAAACAAAGGATTGACGCTAACAAGCCAAAGAAGCCCCCCACTGCCTTCTTCTACTTCTT GGAggattttcgtaaagaatttcaAGTGCAGAATCCAGATGTAAAGACAATGCGTGAT ATTGGCAAGTCATGTGGAGAGAAGTGGAAAACAATGACTTATGAG GAGAAGGTTCAATACTATGACATAGCAACAGAAAAACGTGCAGAATTTGATAGAGCAATGACAGAATATAACAAGAAAATG GAAAGCGGTGAATTTGAAGATACTGATGAGGAGTTAGAGTTTTATGAGTAA
- the LOC130715326 gene encoding major pollen allergen Ole e 10-like: MTKSIPFLILLPLLLSLNSGGHVKFADGRKVAYNNSSWCIAKPSSTVFELNINIEYACNIVGDCSVIQSDGPCFNPNNLVNHASVVMNQYYAIAGRNPWDCYFSGSGLIVTNDPSYGSCKYA; this comes from the exons ATGACCAAATCAATTCCCTTTCTCATTCTCCTTCCCCTGCTCCTCTCTCTCAACTCTG GGGGGCATGTGAAGTTTGCTGATGGACGAAAG GTTGCTTACAACAACAGTAGCTGGTGTATTGCAAAGCCATCATCAACTGTTTTTGAGCTGAACATCAACATTGAGTATGCTTGCAACATCGTGGGAGATTGCAGTGTGATCCAATCAGATGGGCCTTGcttcaaccccaacaatctAGTGAACCATGCCTCTGTTGTGATGAATCAGTACTATGCAATTGCTGGAAGAAACCCCTGGGATTGTTACTTCTCTGGCTCTGGTCTCATTGTTACCAATGACCCAA GTTATGGGAGCTGCAAGTATGCTTAG